gTGAGGTTTCAAATATAATCTTGTAAAAATGTTgagttaaatataaaatatttaaaagtttgagatttaaaacatagataacaagagtttaagaataaaaattttatgaaactAAGTTTTTAAGAAcagatataaatattatttatttaccaTTTAAAATATCTTGTTTATatgattgttattattattttatcaagaATATTATCTAGTAAAGATATTATTAATGTTATTATAAGTCAGAGAAGAGCAAACAGAGTGATTTTAAAAGCTTTAGAGAACGCAGACATAATTAAAGTACTTTATAATTCTTTTTTGTAAGACACTTAGGGAAAGACGAGGGAATAATGCGAAGATAATTTATATTATGGAGTGATaggaaaggaaagaagagagaaaaaaagaagtaagaaaataaaagagaaaaatgagaaagaaaagaaaagaaaaagaataaaaagagaAGGATTTATTAAGTAAAAGGATCTTTGCTATAGAAAAGCAGAGAGCAGTGACTGAAAAGACTTTAATGAATGTCTGCCACAGTAGAGCAGATAGAAAAGAATGTATTAATTAAAGAGATCATTACCATAGTAGAGTAGAGAGTAAAGACTGAAAAGAATTTGAGTGttgtttgggccttagtgccaaGTTTCTAGTGGGGAAAGCGATGCGTAACACTCACTTGATACTATAAGGATGGCTCAGTGGGGACGGTGATGCATAACGCTCAGTGGGGACGGTGATGCGTAACGCTCACTGGAGACCGAAAGGAAGGTTTTCCTATGAGGACAGCGATGCGTAACGCTCATAGAGGGGACGTTGGCTGAGATAGGGATGGCGATACGAAACACTTATCTCAGGACCAATGTCGAAAATCGGACAACAAATCGatacatgagctcatggcctatATAGGACTAGACAAACATCATACATGTTTGCGCATATCTCTATGTTATGAAATTTTGTGAACGTGTCTGTGTGTTTTTTGGTTAATTGACTTCTGAGTGAATTATTTATCATGCTTTGTTGAAGTTTATCTGTGTTATGTGGTGTGTTGTTGTTGACtaaggaataaaataaaatgacaaCTATACGCCCCGATCCTATTAAAAACTCCCCAATTCTTACTCGTCCCTATTTCCACCCCTTTTAACTACAGGTGCGAAGGTTTAGTGCGAAATTACAAGAGTATAGAAGATTATGTTCACGAATTGAgttgttagaatttattttccCCTCGTCATTTATTGTCTTGATTTTTAGAGGGGTAAGATTTGTTTTGAGAATCTTGGAATAAGTCTATGTATTTAATgctatgtgaatatatatacCTTTGTAGTTAAGTGATTTAAAATAAAGAATCTTCGTTTTCTTAATTAAAAGTTTCGGTtcgtgataaaccactattttatagtttattttgtattgaattgagtggattttatccattattctcacacttattcatataatttgcatgtttacatttttcttcctaattctgtgctatgattgaaaacatgcttctttgacttttaaatttgctaattttaatcctctctcattatcatttgatgccgtgatatgtgtgttaagtgttttcaggttttatagggaaagaatggcttagaggatggaaaaaaagcatgcaaaagtggaaggaacacaagaaatcgAGCATTTTAGAATCTGGTAGCGACACACATGCATAaacgacacgtacgcgtgaccgatGCAGCAGACAATCGACGCGCACGTGTGGCTGATGCCTACGCGTGGCCAGTGAAAAGTCcagcgacacgtacgcgtgactgacgcgtacgcgtgacgagTGTCACGTGCTGCAATTAACAGAAAACACTGGGGCGATTTCTaggctgcttttgacccagtttcaagcccaaaaATActgattagaggctgcagagtggagCTGGAAGGAGGAATCAATCACTTTTCATTCATTCACAAtttttaggtttagatgtagattctagagagagagtctctctctaggttttagggtttctaCTCCAATTTtttcttagatttagatttaatttctgtttttatttataattccttgcaatttattgTTCTAGTACCTTTGTTCTTTAAATTCTACTTGTtattttctttactttgttATCCTTATGTTTATGCACTCTTGATACTTTGGATCTTTGTTAATGTAGTTAATATGTTCATGTtgttattgctttcttcagttgtcattgttaatttctttcaattggtagttgttagattttattattgttgtaaTTTTACCATGATTTTATTTTGtgcctaccaagtgtttgataaaatgttttgttgaatttaaaattaaatttttatattcttaGCTTGGATTGAGTAATTTGGAGACTCTTGAATTGTCAAAGTCTATTGTTGGTTGGTGATTGAAAGTTGCTAGTTGGCTTGAATTTCACTAACTCTAGTCATTGTTTAGGACTTGTGTACTCAAGTTGatttgctcacttgactttccttcaattGTTAGAAGTTAACCAAGTGAGAGCAATTTgcaattaccatcacaattgacaATGATAATGAGGACAGGAATTCCGATTCTCAACCATTGCTATGACttttcttagttgttagttaattttcttgtcatttacattccttcTTCAACatttaaaaaccccaaaaatactttttcataaccaataataaacacacttccctgcaattccttgagagacgacccgaggtttaaatacttcagttaattttattgggtttgcatttgtgacaaacaatttaaACATTGACCGAGGAtaatttgttggtttagaactatacttgcaacgcaatatttttgtgaaaatatttACCGGCATTTTTCCTCCGTCAGTTTGTATTTGTAAacgctcaatattaaataaatatagtatgaAATTAAAGGTTTAGAGGTAAGTAACGCCTGAGCTTTTAGTGCGATCATGAGAtactaaaagttagggtgttacaaaatTCAGCACTCATCCACCCCTATTTTGAGAAAGAGCTTGTggagaaaagaagagagaaaacggAAGAAGAAACCATAGCCCCATACAGCTTCAAATCTCCATAACTTTTGCTCTGGAACTCCGATCGTCGCACTGTTTATGGCCACACAAATCTTGTCTCCTTCTCTTCAATTTTAATTGATTAGTTTGGTGAGTAACTCGAAATTCCAACTTTAGTTTATCATTCAAATctaatttcatgttttgagctTGGCTATTGAGAAATTTAGGTGATTTTGGATTCTctagcttgtgttcttggtgATTTCCATCACCAATTTCAATAGGTAAAGCTAAGGATctatttcctcttcttggctcatCAATTTATATGAGTTCTAGTTTTGATATTGTGTCAAATTGAATGATATAGTGTTAGATTGAGTAATTGGAAGCTTGATTTAGGGTATTTGTGAAATTGAGGCTTGGAAATTGGAAGGAGAAGCTTGAAATTATGACATTAAGGTATGGGTTTATGTTTCGGATAAATACCATATAATGTGACATGAAATCCTAGGTTAGTGGACCTAGGATTATTGTTCAATTGTTGTGGTTGATTGTTTAGTTTGGTGGAATTTTTATATATGGTGGTTGATGATTGAGTATTAATGAGATAAAGTGTGATTTTGCAAAATGAGTATGATTTTGATTGAGTTGAATGAAATTGTGATTTGATTGCCTATTGAGGCGTTGATATGAAAATTAGGCCGGAGGCCGGGATAGAGTGAGAAATTCCCTATGTGGTAAGTTGAGGTAAGTGATGGTTTGGTTATGTTGTGATTGATGAATTAATGATGTTGAGTTAGATAATTGATCTAATTTGGTGTGAATTTTTGCCATGTTACAAATGGGTTGAAATAATGATTGAATTTAGTTTGGGAGTGTTATGTGTTGTTGTTGTGAAATGGTATATATAATGGAATGTGTTAAAATACGTTATGATTGGGTTGATTAGGTTTGAAATGGATAAAGATTGATAAGTGAGTGTTTGAAGTGTTAAGAAATGGTATTGCAGTGGATTTGGACTAAATTGAGTTGAGGTTTGATGAAATTGGAGATTTGTGAGGATTTAGTAAAAATAGAGTTTTGACCAACTTCGATAGGTCATAACTTGGCGCTCGAAGTTTGGATCTTGATAAAATTTATCTTGAATTAAAGATGGTGATGAGAGCtttaaattggattaaaaataaaggaaattggaATTTGGTAGAGAAAGTTATGAGAGTTTAAAATTAGGtgtaaaattttgaaatatgaGAGTTTGCAAAAAAAGCAGAATTTCTGGTATGTGTGTGCCCGCACAGGTTAGAACGGGTGAAAGGACTCGTGCAAAGGAGAAATTTCCTAGACTACTCTTTTTGTAGTCTTTTGTTatcatttttctgttttttctaATTCTATTTATGTTTCCATTCTTTTTTTATCTGCTAATATGTATAAAAAAAGTAAAGGAGCAATAGAAACTGCGTTGATATTGCTCCTTTACTTTCAAAAACTCGTATCCCTTAAGACAAAAATATTATCCATTTAGAGATGGAGCCTCGACTGCAGCTAGGTCTAGAGGGAAGTTATGAGCATTACGTTCATGCATAACTTCCATACCAAGATTAGCTCGGTTAATAATATCAGCCCAGGTGTTAATTACACGACCTTGACTATCAACTACAGATTGGTTGAAATTGAAACCATTTAAATTGAAAGCCATAGTGCTAATACCTAACGCGGTAAACCAGATACCTACTACAGGCCAAGCAGCTAGGAAGAAATGTAAAGAACGAGAATTGTTGAAACTAGCATATTGGAAGATCAATCGTCCAAAATAACCATGAGCAGCCACAATATTATAGGTTTCTTCCTCTTGACCGAATCTGTAACACAAGGGATGTGTTCATGCACGAGGTAAATTTTACAAGTTGCGCGTATGAACAACtagtcatgcgtacgcacaagctGGGATGCACTTTTGATTTGTGCGTACGCAGAAGGGTGATGCGTACGTATAAGTCCTGTTTTCTTATTTAAACTCTATTTTTGAATGTTTGGCTTTCCTAAAAAACTTGTAAACTTCCGTAACCTGTATAATGAGTATAGAGACGGTGGATTAGAGGGTAGAAAGCGTTGGGAAGGAAATTATTGAGTCAGAATGAGTTGGAAGTGATTGAAGGGATGCGTTGATATGATTGGATGATAGACACAAGTTTGATTGATATGATACTCTCTAGGTAGATGTAGTACTTTATCCCATTTGCTCTGGATTAAGACTGGAACTccctgggtagatgcagtggttCACCCCACTTGTTCCGGATTGAGATTGGAACTCCTTGGGTAGATGTAAAGGTGTGGTTCACCCCACTTGCTCCGAGTTGAGATTGAACTCCCTGAGTAGATACAGTGGTTCACCCCCACTTACTCCAGATTGAGATTTGAGACCTCGTTGATCCTCCATAGCAATATGTGGTCGGACACTTATACCTTTCTGGATAATTCTTCCAAGGGAAGTGAATACCTCTTGGGATGCACACACCGAGGGATTGTCCAGGGTTCGCTATTGGACATGTTAGTTTTGGCTAtaaaaccgacagatgagctcattagaCATAGGGCAGACTTACATCATTTTCATTTGTGTGTTTTGATTGGGTGTGTATCTTGTATTTGGCTTGCTTTATTGAATAATTGTATCTATATGCTATTTGATCTAATTACTTTATCTGTGTATTCTTTGTATTGATTTGTATGTATTTGAACAACTAAGAGATCCCTTATGTTGGCGATGGTAACGCTTAGGGGTGAacgcggatcggatcg
The Arachis stenosperma cultivar V10309 chromosome 7, arast.V10309.gnm1.PFL2, whole genome shotgun sequence genome window above contains:
- the LOC130940025 gene encoding photosystem II protein D1-like gives rise to the protein MEDQRGLKSQSGVSGGEPLFGQEEETYNIVAAHGYFGRLIFQYASFNNSRSLHFFLAAWPVVGIWFTALGISTMAFNLNGFNFNQSVVDSQGRVINTWADIINRANLGMEVMHERNAHNFPLDLAAVEAPSLNG